One Solirubrobacter pauli DNA segment encodes these proteins:
- a CDS encoding methyl-accepting chemotaxis protein — MRLSIKTKLLAIVALLIALMAVVGFVGMRGTTTVADEAHAMYTHAAVPLADMGVARAKLNENRAFLNNHMLERSGADKQALEGKIAANSAETDKRLAAVERTLQTDTGKRSFAELMTARDAYGKVRDRVLALSRANREAEAYALNKAEGVPAFGAVAGAFTKLFESKVALAKSGDADSVDAAASAKLLSLLLIIVAGLVGFAIAFVVANAIVRGVRRVLGAADSIAEGDLGTELDVASKDEIGDLAKAMERMIAYLQEMATAADRVAAGDLTAEVHPRSQRDALGTALTGMVANLSELVGGVNDSAGTLSAASQEMASTSQEAGRAVGEIAAAIGEVAMGAERQVRGVSSARDAGDQVSTAARNSAQHAQAAARVAEEARELAREGVDAAEHATQAMTAVRAASEEVTGAIEQLASKSEQIGGIVETITAIAEQTNLLALNAAIEAARAGEQGKGFAVVAEEVRKLAEESQAAAGQISGLIGEIQAETRNAVSVAGDGVARTAEGATTVTHTREAFLRIGGSVEDMAARAAEIAAAVDQISAGGEQLEREIGDVASVAEQSSASAEQVSAATQQTSASTQEIAASAEELAATAEQLERMVARFTLA; from the coding sequence ATGAGGCTTTCAATCAAGACCAAGCTCCTGGCGATCGTCGCGCTGCTGATCGCGCTGATGGCGGTCGTCGGGTTCGTGGGCATGCGCGGCACCACGACGGTCGCCGACGAAGCCCACGCCATGTACACGCACGCCGCCGTGCCGCTGGCGGACATGGGCGTCGCCCGCGCCAAGCTCAACGAGAACCGGGCGTTCCTGAACAACCACATGCTCGAGCGGTCCGGGGCCGACAAGCAGGCGCTGGAAGGCAAGATCGCCGCCAATTCGGCCGAGACCGACAAGCGGCTCGCGGCCGTCGAGCGGACGCTGCAGACCGACACGGGCAAGCGCTCGTTCGCGGAGCTCATGACCGCGCGCGACGCGTACGGCAAGGTTCGCGACCGCGTCCTGGCGCTCTCGCGTGCCAACCGCGAGGCGGAGGCGTACGCGCTCAACAAGGCCGAGGGCGTTCCCGCGTTCGGCGCCGTCGCCGGCGCGTTCACGAAGCTCTTCGAGTCCAAGGTCGCGCTGGCGAAGTCCGGCGATGCCGACAGCGTCGACGCCGCCGCCTCGGCCAAGCTGCTCTCGCTGCTCCTGATCATCGTCGCCGGCCTGGTCGGCTTCGCGATCGCGTTCGTGGTCGCCAACGCCATCGTCAGGGGTGTCCGTCGCGTCCTGGGCGCCGCGGACAGCATCGCCGAGGGCGACCTCGGCACCGAGCTGGACGTCGCGAGCAAGGACGAGATCGGCGACCTCGCGAAGGCGATGGAGCGCATGATCGCCTACCTGCAGGAGATGGCCACGGCCGCCGACCGCGTCGCCGCGGGCGACCTCACGGCCGAGGTGCACCCGCGCTCGCAGCGCGACGCGCTCGGCACCGCCCTGACCGGCATGGTCGCGAACCTGAGCGAGCTGGTGGGCGGCGTCAACGACAGCGCGGGCACGCTGTCCGCCGCCTCACAGGAGATGGCGTCGACGTCGCAGGAGGCCGGCCGCGCGGTCGGGGAGATCGCAGCCGCGATCGGCGAGGTCGCCATGGGGGCCGAGCGCCAGGTGCGCGGCGTCTCCAGCGCCCGCGACGCGGGCGACCAGGTGTCCACGGCGGCGCGCAACTCGGCGCAGCACGCGCAGGCCGCGGCCCGCGTCGCCGAGGAGGCGCGTGAGCTGGCCCGTGAGGGCGTCGACGCCGCCGAGCACGCGACCCAGGCGATGACGGCCGTGCGTGCCGCCTCCGAGGAGGTCACGGGCGCGATCGAGCAGCTCGCCTCCAAGTCCGAGCAGATCGGCGGGATCGTCGAGACGATCACCGCGATCGCCGAGCAGACGAACCTGCTGGCGCTCAACGCCGCGATCGAGGCCGCCCGGGCGGGTGAGCAGGGCAAGGGCTTCGCGGTCGTCGCGGAGGAGGTCCGCAAGCTCGCCGAGGAGTCGCAGGCGGCCGCGGGGCAGATCAGCGGCCTGATCGGCGAGATCCAGGCGGAGACGCGCAACGCCGTGTCGGTCGCCGGTGACGGCGTCGCGCGCACCGCCGAGGGCGCGACCACGGTCACGCACACGCGCGAGGCGTTCCTGCGGATCGGCGGCTCGGTCGAGGACATGGCGGCGCGTGCCGCGGAGATCGCGGCCGCCGTCGACCAGATCTCCGCCGGTGGCGAGCAGCTCGAGCGCGAGATCGGCGACGTCGCGAGCGTCGCGGAGCAGTCGTCGGCCTCGGCCGAGCAGGTGTCGGCGGCCACGCAGCAGACGTCCGCCTCCACGCAGGAGATCGCGGCCTCCGCCGAGGAGCTGGCGGCCACGGCCGAGCAGCTCGAGCGGATGGTCGCGCGCTTCACGCTCGCGTGA
- a CDS encoding beta strand repeat-containing protein, which translates to MLRGAALGAGLAGTLAFAAPAMASYTTSLDGSTLRIAGDGASDTLHLVTDSTTLYGDVGADGTIDFTYPRAALTAVGVTAGGGDDEVRVQGLLEHLTVDGGSGNDTLFGGASADTLLGGTGNDLVDGNQGADTVALGAGDDRFQWDPGDGTDAVAGDAGTDTLAFNGANIGEELSLTADGTHARFTRNVAAIAMDLAAVEQVDVRALGGADTMTVGDLAGTGVRAVAVDLSGFDGNGDAAADRVIVNGTDGPDKAVLATDGTTGIVDGLSVDVRATGMEPADTVTAALLAGDDTASASAAPTGTVQVGADGGEGTDTATYAGTPGDDTIGVGPNGGPVAAFATGAPTFNAAAVERLLVKGGTGDDTLSGLNGIATLTALTMDGGTGDDRVTGGDGDDKLLGGAGDDLVDGNRGVDTVRGGTGDDHLQWDPGDQSDVVEGDGGTDTLDFNGANVGEKITLAANGPRVTVFRNIANITLDMDGVEAAAIRALGGVDDVTVGHLAGTDLRSAAVDVAGFDGAGDLAVDRVVAEGTTGADRVTLGSDGTTAVISGLKPTVRVTGLELQDSATAALLDGDDTTLASAAATGEARVNADGGPGTDTATYTGTGDGDTIGIAPDGAGVVRTFAPGAPLLGTTAVEELVVKGGEANDTINGLNGIGLLTHLTLDGGNGEDTLRGGDGDDLLLGGNGDDLVDGNRGSDTARMGAGNDHFQWDPGDGSDVVDGQSGLDEQDFNGSNAGEDIALTATADRHVHVTRNIAAIDLDLANVEEWAVRTLGGVDNVAVHDLSGTPLKTVRVDLAGSDGAGDLAADTVTLDGTPKAERINLTREGDTVIEAGLPTFAYLTGSEPTLDTVHINNLEDDGVYVGPGVRDLIKATFRL; encoded by the coding sequence GTGTTGCGAGGCGCCGCGCTCGGCGCGGGCCTCGCCGGCACACTGGCCTTCGCCGCTCCGGCGATGGCCTCGTACACGACGAGCCTCGACGGCTCGACGCTCCGGATCGCCGGTGACGGCGCGTCCGACACGCTGCACCTCGTCACCGACAGCACGACGCTCTACGGCGACGTCGGCGCCGACGGCACGATCGACTTCACCTACCCGCGCGCCGCGCTGACCGCCGTGGGCGTGACCGCGGGCGGAGGTGACGACGAGGTCCGCGTCCAGGGCCTCCTCGAGCACCTCACCGTCGACGGCGGCAGCGGCAACGACACGCTGTTCGGCGGCGCCTCCGCCGACACGCTCCTCGGCGGCACCGGCAACGACCTCGTCGACGGCAACCAGGGAGCCGACACGGTCGCGCTCGGCGCCGGCGACGACCGCTTCCAGTGGGACCCGGGCGACGGCACCGACGCCGTCGCCGGCGACGCGGGCACCGACACGCTCGCCTTCAACGGCGCGAACATCGGCGAGGAGCTCTCGCTGACCGCGGACGGCACGCACGCCCGCTTCACCCGCAACGTCGCCGCGATCGCCATGGACCTCGCGGCGGTCGAGCAGGTCGACGTCCGCGCACTCGGAGGCGCCGACACGATGACCGTCGGCGACCTGGCGGGCACCGGCGTCCGCGCCGTGGCCGTCGACCTGAGCGGGTTCGACGGCAACGGCGACGCCGCGGCCGACCGCGTGATCGTCAACGGCACCGACGGTCCCGACAAGGCGGTGCTCGCCACGGACGGGACGACCGGGATCGTCGACGGCCTCTCGGTCGACGTGCGTGCCACCGGCATGGAGCCCGCCGACACCGTCACCGCCGCGCTGCTGGCCGGCGACGACACGGCGTCCGCCTCCGCCGCGCCCACGGGCACCGTGCAGGTCGGCGCCGACGGCGGCGAGGGCACCGACACCGCCACCTACGCCGGCACGCCCGGCGACGACACGATCGGCGTCGGCCCCAACGGCGGTCCCGTCGCGGCGTTCGCGACCGGCGCGCCGACCTTCAACGCGGCCGCGGTCGAGCGCCTGCTCGTCAAGGGCGGCACGGGCGACGACACGCTGTCCGGCCTCAACGGCATCGCGACGCTCACCGCGCTCACCATGGACGGCGGCACCGGGGACGACCGGGTGACCGGCGGCGACGGCGACGACAAGCTCCTGGGCGGCGCCGGCGACGACCTGGTGGACGGCAACCGCGGCGTCGACACCGTCCGCGGCGGTACGGGCGACGACCACCTGCAGTGGGACCCGGGCGACCAGTCCGACGTGGTCGAGGGCGACGGCGGCACCGACACGCTCGACTTCAACGGCGCCAACGTGGGCGAGAAGATCACGCTGGCCGCCAACGGCCCGCGCGTGACCGTGTTCCGCAATATCGCCAACATCACGCTGGACATGGACGGCGTCGAGGCCGCGGCGATCCGCGCGCTGGGCGGCGTCGACGACGTGACCGTCGGCCACCTCGCCGGCACGGACCTGCGCTCCGCGGCCGTGGACGTCGCCGGCTTCGACGGCGCGGGTGACCTCGCCGTCGACCGCGTGGTCGCCGAGGGCACGACCGGCGCCGACCGCGTCACGCTCGGCTCCGACGGCACCACCGCGGTCATCTCCGGCCTCAAGCCGACCGTGCGCGTGACCGGGCTCGAGCTCCAGGACAGCGCCACCGCCGCGCTGCTCGACGGCGACGACACGACCCTCGCCAGCGCGGCCGCGACCGGCGAGGCGCGCGTGAACGCCGACGGCGGGCCGGGCACGGACACCGCCACCTACACGGGCACGGGCGACGGCGACACGATCGGGATCGCGCCCGACGGCGCAGGCGTCGTCCGCACCTTCGCCCCGGGCGCGCCGCTGCTGGGCACGACCGCGGTCGAGGAGCTCGTGGTCAAGGGCGGCGAGGCCAACGACACGATCAACGGCCTCAACGGCATCGGCCTGCTCACCCACCTGACGCTGGACGGCGGCAACGGCGAGGACACGCTGCGCGGTGGCGACGGCGACGACCTGCTGCTGGGCGGCAACGGCGACGACCTGGTCGACGGCAACCGCGGCTCGGACACGGCCCGCATGGGCGCCGGCAACGACCACTTCCAGTGGGACCCGGGCGACGGCAGCGATGTCGTCGACGGCCAGTCCGGCCTCGACGAGCAGGACTTCAACGGCTCCAACGCGGGCGAGGACATCGCGCTCACCGCGACCGCGGACCGGCACGTCCACGTCACCCGCAACATCGCCGCGATCGACCTGGACCTCGCGAACGTCGAGGAGTGGGCGGTGCGCACGCTGGGCGGCGTCGACAACGTCGCCGTGCACGACCTCTCCGGCACGCCGCTCAAGACGGTGCGCGTGGACCTCGCGGGCTCCGACGGCGCCGGGGACCTGGCGGCCGACACGGTGACCCTCGACGGCACGCCGAAGGCCGAGCGGATCAACCTCACGCGTGAGGGCGACACCGTGATCGAGGCCGGGCTGCCGACCTTCGCCTACCTCACGGGGTCCGAGCCGACGCTGGACACCGTGCACATCAACAACCTCGAGGACGACGGCGTCTACGTCGGCCCCGGCGTGCGCGACCTGATCAAGGCCACGTTCCGGCTCTGA
- a CDS encoding LuxR family transcriptional regulator, with amino-acid sequence MITVADAELLERETELLTLRAQLDAARHGCGSVVLVEAPAGQGKTTLLRAARAEAAAAGLRTLSAIGADLERDFAFGVIRQLLPDLDDAVADSHARLHGLYERFAALAGEQPLAIVVDDAQWADAGSLKTLGMLARRIEHLPVVLIAGLRPDQHEPLIDALFAAPAATVLHPAPLSPDAVSRLVATALDGELDPEFAHAASRTTGGNPLLVRELRRTLAAGGFTGSASEADAVRRAVPGTIARLVHGRLNRLSPEALALARAVAIVCPRTDPGVAYALAGLPEPLAAGAHAALAGEGLLEAGRLRYTHAMMREAVYASVVPATRSLLHRRAARLMQEAGADESLTAAQLLAAEPARDPDAAAVLTRTGEAALRSGDPDVAVHHLRRALAETAASRPAPAAGRDEAVPLAGDVSAPAALLLLLGLAESRAGDPAAHAHLQAAAAAGDPVVAARAAQALARVHVVSGRAEQAADTLDRAIERVRPVDPELAADLEDDLLDGLNYDHDLAEERRRRLARAEDRPAVLAHRAFELAARGAPSDEVRAVAERALADGALFERPEQPAVLYAIEALMAVEAAAEAQAAIERLCQVVRRAGSRVGTGGVAMARARWEHEFGNLEAAQEAGRVAIEIQAGLSGGGATRSVRTALAAALLDAGDVDEAEQLLAEALVSEARDTVLPICGFNALRGRILLERGRPQEAIAEIEQHLALERRRGWVASLRNPTRATLITALADAGRLDEARALAQAQLSRARARGLHGHEARVLVAGARLALARDEEVEWLEQAVAAARRSPSRLILAEALTAYGAALRRANRRADARDPLREARELALLTGAKALEKRAHDELVIAGARPQRVAVSGPEGLTPSERRVAELAAQGHRNRDIAEALFVTLKTVEVHLGRAYGKLGISSRSQLADTLGGYAAR; translated from the coding sequence ATGATCACGGTCGCCGACGCGGAGCTGCTGGAACGGGAGACGGAGCTCCTCACGCTCCGTGCCCAGCTCGACGCGGCGCGCCACGGCTGCGGTTCGGTGGTGCTCGTCGAGGCGCCCGCGGGGCAGGGCAAGACGACCCTGCTGCGGGCCGCCCGGGCCGAGGCCGCGGCGGCCGGCCTGCGCACGCTCAGCGCGATCGGCGCGGACCTCGAGCGCGATTTCGCGTTCGGCGTGATCCGCCAGCTGCTGCCCGACCTCGACGACGCCGTGGCCGACTCCCACGCGCGGTTGCACGGGTTGTACGAGCGCTTCGCGGCGCTGGCGGGCGAGCAGCCGCTCGCGATCGTCGTCGACGACGCGCAGTGGGCGGACGCCGGCAGCCTGAAGACGCTCGGGATGCTCGCCCGCCGGATCGAGCACCTGCCGGTCGTCCTGATCGCGGGCCTGCGTCCCGACCAGCACGAGCCGCTCATCGACGCCCTGTTCGCCGCGCCCGCCGCGACCGTCCTGCACCCGGCGCCGCTGAGCCCGGACGCCGTCTCACGCCTCGTGGCGACCGCGCTCGACGGCGAGCTGGACCCGGAGTTCGCCCACGCCGCGAGCCGCACGACGGGCGGCAACCCGTTGCTGGTGCGCGAGCTGCGCCGCACGCTCGCCGCCGGTGGCTTCACCGGGTCCGCGTCCGAGGCGGACGCGGTCCGCCGCGCGGTGCCCGGCACGATCGCCCGCCTCGTCCACGGCCGCCTGAACCGGCTTTCCCCGGAAGCCCTCGCGCTCGCCCGCGCGGTGGCGATCGTCTGCCCACGCACCGACCCGGGCGTCGCCTACGCGCTCGCGGGCCTGCCCGAGCCGCTCGCCGCCGGCGCGCACGCCGCGCTCGCCGGCGAGGGCCTTCTGGAGGCGGGCCGCCTGCGCTACACGCACGCCATGATGCGCGAGGCCGTCTACGCGAGCGTCGTCCCGGCCACGCGGTCGCTCCTGCACCGTCGCGCCGCCCGCCTGATGCAGGAGGCCGGGGCCGACGAGAGCCTGACCGCCGCCCAGCTACTCGCCGCCGAGCCCGCCCGCGACCCCGACGCCGCCGCCGTCCTGACCCGCACGGGCGAGGCCGCGCTGCGCAGCGGCGATCCCGACGTGGCCGTCCACCACCTGCGCCGAGCGCTGGCCGAGACCGCGGCGAGCCGCCCCGCGCCCGCTGCGGGCCGCGACGAGGCCGTGCCGCTCGCCGGCGACGTCTCCGCTCCCGCGGCGTTGCTGCTCCTGCTCGGGTTGGCCGAGAGCCGTGCCGGCGACCCGGCCGCGCACGCGCACCTGCAGGCGGCCGCGGCCGCGGGCGACCCCGTCGTCGCGGCGCGGGCCGCGCAGGCACTCGCGCGCGTGCACGTGGTCAGCGGGCGCGCCGAGCAGGCCGCGGACACGCTCGACCGGGCGATCGAGCGGGTGCGGCCCGTCGACCCCGAGCTGGCCGCGGACCTCGAGGACGACCTGCTGGACGGGCTCAACTACGACCACGACCTGGCCGAGGAGCGGCGGCGCCGGCTCGCGCGCGCCGAGGACCGGCCGGCGGTGCTCGCGCACCGCGCGTTCGAGCTCGCCGCGCGCGGTGCGCCGAGCGACGAGGTCCGTGCGGTGGCCGAGCGCGCGCTCGCCGACGGTGCGCTCTTCGAGCGGCCCGAGCAGCCGGCCGTGCTGTACGCGATCGAGGCGCTGATGGCGGTCGAGGCCGCGGCCGAGGCGCAGGCGGCGATCGAGCGCCTGTGCCAGGTCGTGCGGCGCGCCGGCTCGCGCGTCGGCACCGGCGGCGTGGCGATGGCCCGCGCACGCTGGGAGCACGAGTTCGGCAACCTCGAGGCCGCGCAGGAGGCGGGCCGGGTCGCGATCGAGATCCAGGCCGGCCTGTCCGGCGGCGGCGCGACGCGGTCCGTGCGGACCGCGCTCGCCGCGGCATTGCTCGACGCGGGCGATGTCGACGAGGCCGAGCAGCTGCTCGCGGAGGCGCTCGTCTCGGAGGCGCGCGACACGGTGCTGCCGATCTGCGGCTTCAACGCGCTGCGCGGGCGGATCCTGCTCGAGCGCGGCCGCCCGCAGGAGGCGATCGCCGAGATCGAGCAGCACCTCGCGCTCGAGCGCCGCCGCGGTTGGGTCGCCTCGCTGCGCAACCCGACGCGCGCGACGCTGATCACCGCGCTCGCCGACGCCGGCCGGCTGGACGAGGCCCGCGCGCTCGCGCAGGCGCAGCTCAGCCGAGCTCGTGCGCGCGGCCTGCACGGCCACGAGGCACGCGTGCTCGTCGCCGGCGCGCGGCTCGCGCTCGCTCGCGACGAGGAGGTCGAGTGGCTCGAGCAGGCGGTCGCGGCGGCGCGCCGCTCGCCCAGCCGGCTCATCCTCGCCGAGGCGCTCACCGCCTACGGCGCCGCTCTGCGCCGCGCGAACCGCCGCGCCGACGCCCGCGATCCGCTGCGCGAAGCGCGCGAGCTCGCGCTCCTGACCGGCGCCAAGGCGCTCGAGAAGCGCGCCCACGACGAGCTCGTGATCGCCGGCGCGCGCCCGCAGCGCGTCGCCGTCAGCGGCCCCGAGGGTCTGACGCCGTCCGAGCGCCGGGTGGCCGAGCTGGCCGCGCAGGGGCACCGCAACCGGGACATCGCGGAAGCGCTGTTCGTGACGCTCAAGACCGTCGAGGTCCATCTCGGCCGCGCCTACGGGAAGCTCGGCATCAGCAGCCGCTCCCAGCTCGCTGATACCCTTGGGGGGTATGCAGCACGATGA
- a CDS encoding DUF4396 domain-containing protein, whose product MQHDEHQSLNRLAFSATVHCLSGCAVGEVLGMIIGTALGWSAGATVVLAIALAFLFGYSFTSIPLLRSGLVLSAVIPLALASDTISIAIMELVDNAIMLLIPGAMDATLSDVGFWAALAAALLIAGAAAYPVNRWLISRGKGHAVVHAHHGHH is encoded by the coding sequence ATGCAGCACGATGAGCACCAGTCCCTGAACCGCCTGGCGTTCAGCGCCACGGTGCACTGCCTGTCCGGGTGCGCCGTGGGCGAGGTGCTGGGCATGATCATCGGCACCGCCCTCGGGTGGTCGGCCGGCGCGACCGTCGTCCTGGCGATCGCGCTCGCGTTCCTGTTCGGCTACAGCTTCACGAGCATCCCGCTGCTGCGCTCGGGCCTGGTGCTGAGCGCCGTGATCCCGCTCGCGCTGGCCTCGGACACGATCTCGATCGCGATCATGGAGCTGGTCGACAACGCGATCATGCTCCTCATCCCGGGCGCGATGGACGCCACGCTGTCGGACGTCGGCTTCTGGGCCGCGCTGGCCGCGGCGCTGCTGATCGCGGGCGCCGCCGCCTACCCGGTCAACCGCTGGCTGATCTCACGCGGCAAGGGCCACGCGGTGGTGCACGCGCACCACGGACATCACTGA
- a CDS encoding aminotransferase class I/II-fold pyridoxal phosphate-dependent enzyme gives MASPDQPTAPYLDAVVAYGFRGSTRFHVPGHKAGNAADLGVRTAFGWQTHRLDIPQDIHGVDLGPSPTPYERAEQLAAEAYGAARSWFLTNGATQGNHALCLALAPLNAPVVVQRNAHASVVDGLVLSGGLPTWVAPEYEPVLGMAHGVTPDAVRAALEATPDARAVFIVSPTYYGMAADVAGCAEVAHAAGVPLVVDQSWGPHLGFHEELPAGALELGADAMLTSVHKIAGSLTQSALLHVSDSGRVDPEAVARTLRLVRSTSPSSLLMASLDGARRQLVLHGEALLSGTIAASRRTCAAIDEIPGCRVVGDEQIGRPGVAGRDPLRIVIDVRGTGATGYEMAAALRSNFDTQVELATQATIVLVLGIDEPPRELERFIHDLTWIAKRMERPGETEEVTLATGTFENEVVVAPREAFLGVSEVVAVDDAVGRVSAEAIAGYPPGIPVLLPGERITDDVIAYLRSLKAVGARLHGASDPAFETIHVLVQ, from the coding sequence ATGGCCTCCCCCGACCAGCCCACCGCCCCGTATCTGGACGCCGTCGTCGCCTACGGCTTCCGCGGCTCGACCCGCTTCCACGTGCCCGGGCACAAGGCCGGCAACGCGGCCGACCTGGGCGTGCGGACGGCCTTCGGCTGGCAGACGCACCGGCTCGACATCCCGCAGGACATCCACGGCGTCGACCTCGGTCCCTCGCCCACGCCCTACGAGCGCGCTGAGCAGCTCGCGGCCGAGGCCTACGGCGCGGCGCGCTCGTGGTTCCTGACCAACGGGGCGACGCAGGGCAACCACGCGCTCTGCCTGGCGCTGGCGCCGCTGAACGCGCCCGTGGTGGTGCAGCGCAACGCGCACGCGTCGGTGGTCGACGGGCTGGTGCTCAGCGGCGGGCTGCCGACGTGGGTGGCGCCCGAGTACGAGCCCGTCCTGGGCATGGCGCACGGCGTCACGCCGGACGCCGTCCGCGCGGCCCTGGAGGCGACGCCGGACGCGCGCGCCGTGTTCATCGTGTCCCCCACGTACTACGGGATGGCGGCGGACGTGGCGGGCTGCGCGGAGGTCGCGCACGCGGCGGGCGTGCCGCTGGTCGTCGACCAGTCCTGGGGGCCGCACCTCGGCTTCCACGAGGAGCTGCCCGCGGGGGCGCTGGAGCTCGGCGCGGACGCGATGCTCACGTCGGTGCACAAGATCGCCGGGTCGCTGACGCAGTCCGCGCTCCTGCACGTGAGCGACTCCGGGCGGGTCGACCCCGAAGCGGTGGCGCGGACGCTGCGGCTCGTGCGCTCCACGTCGCCGTCGTCGCTGCTGATGGCGTCGCTGGACGGCGCGCGGCGCCAGCTCGTCCTGCACGGCGAGGCGCTGCTGAGCGGCACGATCGCCGCCTCCCGCCGCACGTGCGCGGCGATCGACGAGATCCCCGGCTGCCGCGTGGTCGGCGACGAGCAGATCGGCCGCCCGGGCGTCGCGGGGCGCGACCCGCTGCGGATCGTGATCGACGTCCGCGGCACGGGCGCGACCGGCTACGAGATGGCCGCCGCGCTGCGCTCGAACTTCGACACGCAGGTCGAGCTCGCCACGCAGGCGACGATCGTGCTGGTGCTCGGGATCGACGAGCCGCCGCGTGAGCTCGAGCGCTTCATCCACGACCTCACGTGGATCGCGAAGCGGATGGAGCGCCCGGGCGAGACCGAGGAGGTCACCCTCGCGACCGGGACGTTCGAGAACGAGGTCGTGGTCGCGCCGCGCGAGGCGTTCCTGGGCGTGAGCGAGGTCGTCGCCGTCGACGACGCGGTCGGGCGGGTCAGCGCCGAGGCGATCGCCGGCTACCCGCCGGGCATCCCCGTGCTGCTGCCCGGCGAGCGGATCACGGACGACGTGATCGCCTACCTACGGTCCCTGAAGGCGGTCGGCGCGCGCCTGCACGGCGCGAGCGACCCCGCCTTCGAGACCATCCACGTGCTCGTTCAGTGA
- a CDS encoding dienelactone hydrolase family protein, producing the protein MVVTREFVEIPVGERQMRTFVTAPKAEGAWPGVVFYTDIFQLTDSSLRWAVRLAGYGFHVVVPEIYHRVEPPDTVLAFDDEGKARGQADVEAITTAEFDEDIAAAVDHLSARGTPVGASGHCTGGHLGFRAAFDPRVTGTALWYPTGLHDGKLGQDPSDALQRAGEIEGELMLIFGTGDPHTPQRARDAVSFGLNAAGTRYEWHEYDAEHAFGRDIGPRFDPEATDRAFAETVAFFRRVLR; encoded by the coding sequence GTGGTCGTCACCCGTGAGTTCGTAGAGATCCCCGTCGGCGAACGTCAGATGCGCACGTTCGTCACGGCCCCGAAAGCCGAAGGCGCCTGGCCCGGCGTCGTGTTCTACACCGACATCTTCCAGCTGACCGACAGCTCGCTGCGCTGGGCCGTGCGGCTCGCCGGCTACGGCTTCCACGTCGTCGTGCCGGAGATCTACCACCGCGTCGAGCCGCCGGACACGGTGCTCGCCTTCGATGACGAGGGCAAGGCGCGCGGGCAGGCCGACGTCGAGGCGATCACCACCGCCGAGTTCGACGAGGACATCGCCGCGGCCGTCGACCACCTGAGCGCGCGCGGCACGCCCGTCGGCGCGAGCGGTCACTGCACCGGCGGCCATCTCGGCTTCCGCGCCGCGTTCGACCCGCGCGTGACCGGCACCGCGCTCTGGTACCCGACCGGCCTGCACGACGGCAAGCTCGGCCAGGACCCCTCGGACGCGCTCCAGCGGGCGGGCGAGATCGAAGGCGAGCTGATGCTGATCTTCGGGACGGGCGACCCGCACACGCCCCAGCGCGCTCGGGACGCCGTGAGCTTCGGCCTCAACGCCGCCGGCACGCGCTACGAGTGGCACGAGTACGACGCCGAGCACGCCTTCGGCCGCGACATCGGCCCCCGCTTCGATCCCGAGGCCACCGACCGCGCGTTCGCGGAGACCGTGGCGTTCTTCCGGAGGGTGCTGCGATGA
- a CDS encoding glutathione S-transferase family protein — protein sequence MKLYDHPASANCLKARLALAQLGIEYERVHVDIFDKERPGQLSRNPTKLVPVLEPEEGEFLAESGAILLYLAEGTPLLPPPGLQRARVHQWLFFEQNQIEPGLAVARFMALRGLVNDNPQIYANRLSQGRRALSALARGLEDRRPFIAGEDYSVADIQLYAYVHCADEAGVDPREDRFIAGWLDRVEATPGFVNDLESMPALKRGRR from the coding sequence ATGAAGCTCTACGACCACCCGGCTTCGGCCAACTGCCTGAAGGCGCGGCTCGCCCTCGCGCAGCTCGGCATCGAGTACGAGCGCGTCCACGTCGACATCTTCGACAAGGAGCGGCCGGGGCAGCTCAGCCGCAACCCGACCAAGCTCGTGCCGGTGCTCGAGCCCGAGGAGGGCGAGTTCCTGGCCGAGTCCGGCGCGATCCTGCTGTACCTGGCCGAGGGCACGCCGCTGCTCCCGCCGCCCGGCCTGCAGCGCGCCCGCGTCCACCAGTGGCTGTTCTTCGAGCAGAACCAGATCGAGCCGGGCCTGGCGGTCGCCCGGTTCATGGCGCTGCGCGGGCTCGTCAACGACAACCCGCAGATCTACGCCAACCGGCTGTCCCAGGGGCGCCGGGCGCTGAGCGCGCTGGCGCGCGGCCTGGAGGACCGCCGGCCGTTCATCGCGGGCGAGGACTACTCGGTGGCGGACATCCAGCTGTACGCGTACGTGCACTGCGCCGACGAGGCCGGCGTGGACCCGCGCGAGGACCGGTTCATCGCCGGCTGGCTGGACCGCGTCGAGGCGACGCCGGGCTTCGTCAACGACCTGGAGTCGATGCCCGCGCTCAAGCGCGGACGGCGCTAG